In one window of Cytophagaceae bacterium ABcell3 DNA:
- a CDS encoding ISL3 family transposase, whose protein sequence is MNSIEIFQLALQLTKPWSVTDVRFQEASNGKQELHITISFERGFVFEPESKVHDTQYRTWRHLNFFEHECYLHCKVPRIKTTDGKVKTVEVPWARKGSGFTLLFEAFSMALIEREMPVNKAADLVNEYPQRIWNIFNYWIQIAYRADDQSSVTQLGIDETSVRKGHDYVTVAADLATRRVIHVTPGKDRHTIGRIKDHLKAKGVEHLSITDACIDMSTGFIAGMLEHFPNTSVTFDKFHVVKLLNEAMDDVRKREVREHSILKGHKYTLLKSTHKLSAKQKQDRQVLIELLPTIGKAYRLKTLFQSFWEFKTKEEGSAFLAYWCDLVEEEGLYAFKKFVNTIKSHWQGITNYVESQIANGVMEGINSKIQLAKRRARGYRNITNFINMIYFISSKLKFNYPQYST, encoded by the coding sequence ATGAACAGTATCGAAATATTTCAATTGGCTTTGCAGTTAACAAAGCCTTGGTCGGTAACCGATGTTAGGTTTCAGGAAGCATCCAATGGTAAACAAGAACTTCATATAACCATTAGCTTTGAGCGTGGTTTCGTATTTGAACCAGAAAGTAAAGTTCATGATACTCAATATAGGACTTGGCGTCACCTCAATTTTTTTGAACATGAATGTTATCTTCATTGCAAAGTCCCTCGAATCAAAACAACGGATGGAAAGGTAAAAACCGTGGAAGTGCCGTGGGCTAGAAAAGGAAGTGGTTTTACTTTGTTGTTTGAGGCTTTTAGCATGGCTTTGATTGAGCGAGAGATGCCCGTGAACAAAGCAGCTGATTTAGTGAATGAGTACCCACAGCGCATATGGAATATATTTAACTACTGGATACAAATTGCCTATCGGGCAGATGATCAAAGCTCGGTGACCCAATTGGGTATTGATGAGACTTCTGTAAGAAAAGGACATGATTATGTGACCGTAGCAGCAGATTTGGCTACTCGCCGTGTGATTCATGTTACTCCAGGCAAGGATCGGCACACTATCGGAAGAATTAAAGACCATTTAAAAGCAAAGGGTGTTGAACATCTGTCAATTACCGACGCATGCATTGATATGTCTACAGGTTTTATCGCAGGCATGCTCGAACATTTTCCTAACACCTCGGTAACATTTGATAAATTTCATGTAGTCAAACTGCTTAATGAAGCTATGGACGATGTACGTAAGCGAGAAGTCCGAGAACACTCAATACTTAAAGGACACAAATACACGCTATTAAAGTCCACACACAAACTTAGCGCTAAACAGAAGCAGGACCGGCAGGTACTTATTGAACTGTTACCAACTATTGGGAAGGCTTATCGGTTAAAGACCTTATTTCAGAGCTTTTGGGAGTTTAAAACAAAAGAAGAGGGCTCTGCTTTCTTGGCTTACTGGTGTGACCTTGTTGAAGAGGAAGGCTTGTATGCCTTCAAGAAGTTTGTAAACACAATAAAGTCCCACTGGCAAGGAATTACCAATTATGTCGAGTCCCAGATTGCCAATGGTGTCATGGAAGGGATTAACAGCAAAATACAACTAGCTAAAAGAAGAGCTCGTGGATATCGGAATATTACAAATTTTATCAACATGATTTACTTTATTTCCTCTAAATTGAAATTCAATTACCCACAGTATTCCACATAG